The following proteins are co-located in the Pyricularia oryzae 70-15 chromosome 1, whole genome shotgun sequence genome:
- a CDS encoding coatomer subunit beta, whose amino-acid sequence MSGFLENAYSLVHQDNAADVPSLNDLRTQLEKGTDETKVDTMKRILTIMLNGDPMPSLLMHIIRFVMPSKSKHLKKLLYFYYEICPKLDAQGKLKQEMILVCNGIRNDLQHPNEYIRGNTLRFLCKLREAELIEPLLSSARSCLEHRHAYVRKNAVFAVASIFQHSPSLIPDAADLIATFLESESDPTCKRNAFAALASISHDHALIYLSSVFDGIPNAEELLQLVELEFIRKDAVQNSQNKARYLRLIFDLLEAGASTVVYEAASSLTALTSNPVAVKAAAAKFIELSIKEADNNVKLIVLDRVDQLRKKNEGVLDDLVMEILRVLSSPDIDVRRKALGIALDMVSSKNVEEVVLLLKKELSKTVDQEYEKNSEYRQLLIHSIHQCAIKFSEVAASVVDLLMDFIADFNNTSSVDVINFVKEVVEKFPTLRPSIVTRLVETLAEVRAGKVYRGILWIIGEYSLEEKDIRDAWRRIRASLGEIPILASEQRLLDTADEEDSKADDQVNGGSKAAPTGSRKVLADGTYATETALTSQSSKAAKLEAVKAAQKPPLRQLILDGDYYLATVLSSTLTKLVMRHSEISSDHARTNALRAEAMLIMISIIRVGQSQFVKAPIDEDSVDRIMSCVRSLAEFTERKELETVYLEDTKKAFRAMVAVEEKKRAAKVAVEKAKTAVQVDDVVAIRQLSKKNAGDGADMAEVDLERATGGDSSAAEDLSSKLNRVVQLTGFSDPVYAEAYVKVHQFDIILDVLLVNQTTETLQNLSVEFATLGDLKVVERPTTQNLGPHDFHNVQCTIKVSSTDTGVIFGNVVYDGAHSTDTHVVILSDVHVDIMDYIQPATCTETQFRTMWTEFEWENKVNINSKIKTLRGFLDELMKATNMNCLTPEAGLKGDCQFLSANLYARSVFGEDALANLSIEKEGEDGPITGFVRIRSRSQGLALSLGSLKGLTKIGTSS is encoded by the exons ATGTCGGGCTTTCTTGAAAATGCGTACAGCTTGGTGCACCAAGACAATGCTGCCGACGTCCCATCCCTGAACGACCTGCGGACCCAGCTTGAGAAGGGCACAGATGAGACCAAGGTCGACACCATGAAGCGGATTCTGACAATCATGCTCAATGGTGACCCTATGCCATCACTTCTCATGCATATTATTCGTTTTGTTATGCCCTCCAAGTCAAAGCATTTGAAAAAGCTGCTGTACTTTTACTACGAGATATGCCCTAAGCTCGACGCGCAAGGGAAGCTGAAGCAGGAGATGATCTTGGTTTG CAATGGTATTCGGAACGACCTTCAACATCCGAACGAGTACATCCGCGGCAACACCCTTCGATTCCTCTGCAAGCTGCGTGAGGCCGAGCTTATAGAGCCCCTTTTGTCATCGGCAAGGTCATGTTTGGAGCACAGGCACGCATATGTGCGGAAGAACGCTGTCTTCGCCGTCGCCTCCATCTTCCAACACTCGCCATCTCTCATCCCTGACGCCGCCGACCTCATCGCCACATTTTTGGAGAGCGAGAGTGACCCAACATGCAAGCGGAATGCTTTTGCAGCGCTTGCATCTATCAGCCACGACCATGCTCTCATCTACTTGAGCTCCGTCTTTGATGGCATTCCAAACGCTGAAGAGCTTTTGCAGTTGGTAGAGCTTGAGTTCATCAGGAAGGATGCTGTGCAGAACTCCCAGAACAAG GCACGGTATCTGCGCTTGATCTTTGACTTGCTGGAGGCAGGTGCTTCCACTGTAGTCTACGAAGCTGCCTCATCCCTTACGGCACTCACCAGCAACCCGGTGGCCGTCAAGGCAGCTGCAGCCAAGTTCATTGAGCTTAGCATTAAGGAGGCGGACAACAATGTGAAGCTTATTGTCTTGGACCGCGTCGACCAGCTGAGGAAGAAGAACGAGGGTGTTCTGGATGACCTTGTTATGGAAATCCTCCGTGTCCTATCCAGCCCCGACATCGACGTGCGTAGGAAAGCTCTAGGCATTGCGCTTGACATGGTCTCAAGCAAGAATGTTGAAGAGGTTGTCCTTCTGTTGAAGAAAGAATTGTCCAAGACGGTCGATCAAGAATACGAGAAGAACAGTGAATACCGCCAACTGTTGATTCATTCGATACACCAATGCGCCATTAAGTTCTCTGAGGTTGCCGCCAGTGTCGTTGACCTGTTGATGGATTTCATCGCCGACTTTAATAACACGTCGTCAGTCGATGTCATCAACTTTGTCAAGGAGGTGGTTGAGAAGTTCCCCACCCTGCGGCCATCTATCGTCACAAGGCTTGTGGAGACCCTCGCCGAGGTGCGCGCCGGCAAGGTTTACCGTGGTATTCTATGGATTATTGGAGAATACTCGCTCGAGGAGAAGGACATTAGAGACGCTTGGAGGAGAATCCGCGCGAGCTTGGGAGAGATCCCTATTTTGGCATCAGAGCAGAGGTTATTAGACACTGCGGACGAAGAGGATAGCAAGGCGGACGACCAAGTCAACGGTGGCTCCAAGGCGGCCCCGACAGGCTCTAGGAAAGTTTTGGCCGACGGCACATATGCCACCGAGACGGCCCTTACCAGCCAGTCGTCTAAAGCTGCAAAGCTGGAGGCTGTCAAGGCCGCTCAGAAGCCGCCTCTGCGCCAGCTTATCCTCGATGGCGACTACTACCTGGCTACTGTCCTCTCTAGCACACTGACGAAGCTCGTAATGCGCCACTCTGAGATCTCCTCGGACCACGCACGTACAAACGCTCTGAGGGCTGAAGCTATGTTGATCATGATATCCATCATTCGCGTTGGCCAGTCGCAGTTTGTCAAGGCTCCCATAGATGAGGACTCGGTTGACCGCATCATGAGCTGTGTCCGGAGCCTGGCCGAGTTCACCGAGCGCAAGGAGCTTGAGACCGTCTACTTGGAGGACACCAAGAAAGCTTTCCGTGCCATGGTTGCGGtagaggagaagaagcgcgCTGCCAAGGTGGCCGTGGAGAAGGCGAAGACGGCCGTACAGGTGGACGACGTTGTGGCTATCCGCCAGCTCAGCAAGAAGAACGCTGGAGACGGTGCAGATATGGCCGAGGTCGACCTGGAGCGTGCTACAGGTGGCGATTCTAGTGCGGCCGAGGATCTGAGCAGCAAGCTCAACCGTGTGGTGCAGCTTACTGGTTTCTCGGATCCTGTATATGCCGAGGCTTACGTCAAGGTTCACCAATTCGACATCATTCTTGATGTCCTCCTGGTTAATCAGACCACAGAGACTCTCCAAAACCTTTCAGTGGAGTTTGCCACCTTGGGCGACCTCAAGGTGGTGGAGAGGCCAACAACACAGAACCTAGGCCCGCATGATTTCCACAATGTGCAGTGCACGATCAAGGTCTCGTCCACGGACACTGGTGTCATCTTTGGCAATGTGGTATACGACGGTGCTCATAGCACTGACACCCATGTCGTTATCCTTAGCGACGTGCATGTCGACATTATGGACTACATCCAGCCGGCCACTTGCACTGAGACGCAGTTCCGCACCATGTGGACAGAGTTTGAGTGGGAGAACAAGGTCAACATCAACAGCAAGATCAAGACACTACGCGGATTCCTGGATGAGCTTATGAAGGCCACCAACATGAACTGCTTGACTCCCGAGGCTGGACTCAAGGGTGACTGCCAGTTCCTTAGTGCAAATCTCTACGCCAGGAGTGTATTCG GCGAGGATGCCCTGGCAAACCTGAGCATCGAAAAGGAGGGCGAAGATGGGCCTATCACCGGTTTCGTACGCATAAGAAGCAGATCGCAAGGTCTGGCTCTCAGCTTGGGGTCATTGAAGGGACTCACCAAGATAGGCACTAGCTCTTAG
- a CDS encoding late embryogenesis abundant protein, variant, with protein MAEVAQSVTSSPWEKTTKDNGANNNKDQEEYFREIKASDKSQAQSEIGSKKDAASEVADETKKDLPTDDDDQVPAEELTPEDAVDSRSRVDSKVDSKVDPEGEADGDSGVDMDKHDLDEVEPEPMSETSTERIKKAAEDGSSNNPLAALDEDKSALGKVTGQLGDATEPVTETAQEATSKVGDVAKEGGSKVGEVTSKVGEATGLVGSQAGEATSQVDSKLGEGEQKLGETTEAGEEKLGETTEASEEKLGETTEAGEEKLGETTEAGEEKLDEAGEKIEEAGEKIEEEADKVDFSILKGGKVNKGGNVVNSDGKVIGRIKEGVMAHLVGKRTDEEGAIWNDSGEIIGRAEPIPKDELETMTKESGPFEAFPDATVNAKGMVVFNEEEIGKVIEGDIKKLRGMKVDPDGDILDRSGNVVGKAERWEPEPEPEAEPEPEVDRSILAGKRVNKAGNVVDSSGTIFGRVVEGDPKRMIGRMCDKKGNILSESGDVIGRAEIVTEGEREGSKEGPFAELQGLTVRKDGMVITPGGDVVGHLTKGDGKTLAGRGVDEDGDVCDKNGNVLGHAERYEEPEVEKKKNPLSGRRVNKEGNVVDADGNLVGKLTSGNLSICSGKEIDDDGDVVDGKGTTIGHVSLLEDIPPEPVEEQSPEDKAKEEQAEKDKELAKKMSMLIEGVLEKVKPICAMINSKIEKAERTPKDELDEEALVRDVRPLIEEGGKILSEANGGIRGLDPDGRIQANAKHKTASREATPEEYHLADNLKELTGTVTKCIDDAKKKLEGMPHAKKELNPLWGLLSEPLFQILAAVGLLLNGVLGLVGQLLSGLGLGGLVDGLLGGLGIKKILAGFGLGSLTDSLTGQNQKKKSGGGGGGLLGGVLG; from the exons ATGGCCGAAGTAGCACAGTCCGTAACGTCCTCTCCTTGGGAGAAGACAACCAAGGACAACGgcgccaacaacaacaaagacCAGGAAGAATACTTCCGCGAGATCAAGGCTAGCGACAAGTCACAGGCTCAGAGCGAAATCGGCAGCAAAAAAGATGCCGCCTCAGAGGTCGCTGACGAGACCAAGAAGGATCTGCCTActgatgacgacgaccaaGTGCCGGCCGAGGAGCTGACCCCCGAGGATGCCGTCGACTCGCGCAGCAGGGTCGATAGCAAGGTCGACAGCAAGGTCGACCCCGAGGGCGAGGCCGATGGCGACAGCGGTGTCGACATGGACAAGCACGACCTCGATGAGGTTGAGCCAGAGCCCATGAGCGAGACCAGCACTGAGAGAATTAAGAAGGCCGCCGAggacggcagcagcaacaacccgCTCGCAGCCTTGGACGAGGACAAGAGCGCCCTCGGCAAGGTCACCGGCCAGCTTGGTGATGCCACTGAGCCCGTCACCGAGACCGCTCAGGAGGCGACCAGCAAGGTTGGCGATGTCGCCAAGGAGGGCGGAAGCAAAGTTGGCGAGGTCACTAGCAAGGTCGGTGAGGCCACCGGCCTGGTCGGAAGCCAGGCCGGCGAGGCCACCAGCCAAGTGGACTCTAAGCTGGGTGAAGGCGAGCAAAAGCTCGGCGAGACCACCGAGGCTGGAGAAGAGAAGCTTGGCGAGACTACCGAGGCCAGCGAGGAAAAGCTTGGTGAGACTACCGAGGCCGGCGAGGAAAAGCTCGGTGAGACTACCGAGGCCGGTGAGGAGAAGCTCGACGAG GCCGGTGAGAAGATTGAAGAGGCCGGCGAGAAGATTGAAGAGGAGGCCGACAAGGTCGACTTCTCAATCCTCAAGGGCGGCAAGGTCAACAAGGGTGGCAATGTCGTCAACAGCGACGGCAAGGTCATCGGCCGTATCAAAGAGGGCGTTATGGCTCACCTCGTTGGCAAGAGGACCGACGAGGAGGGCGCCATCTGGAACGACAGTGGTGAGATCATTGGTCGGGCCGAGCCGATCCCCAAGGACGAGCTTGAGACCATGACCAAGGAGTCCGGCCCGTTCGAGGCCTTCCCCGACGCCACCGTCAACGCCAAGGGTATGGTCGTCTTCAACGAGGAGGAGATCGGCAAGGTCATCGAGGGCGACATCAAGAAGCTCCGCGGCATGAAGGTCGACCCCGACGGCGACATCCTTGACCGCAGCGGAAACGTTGTCGGTAAGGCAGAGCGCTGGGAGCCCGAGCCCGAGCCAGAGGCCGAGCCCGAACCCGAGGTTGACCGTTCCATCCTGGCTGGTAAGCGTGTCAACAAGGCCGGCAACGTCGTCGACAGCAGCGGCACCATCTTCGGTCGCGTCGTTGAGGGCGACCCCAAGCGCATGATCGGCCGCATGTGTGACAAGAAGGGTAACATCCTCAGCGAGAGCGGCGACGTTATCGGCCGCGCCGAGATTGTGACTGAGGGCGAGCGTGAGGGTTCCAAGGAGGGCCCCTTTGCTGAGCTCCAGGGCCTTACTGTCCGCAAGGATGGAATGGTTATCACCCCCGGCGGCGATGTTGTTGGTCACCTGACTAAGGGCGATGGCAAGACCCTGGCCGGTCGCGGCGTTGACGAGGACGGCGATGTGTGCGACAAGAACGGAAACGTCCTTGGCCACGCTGAACGCTACGAGGAGCCTGAggtcgagaagaagaagaacccTCTTTCTGGCCGTCGCGTCAACAAGGAGGGTAATGTCGTCGACGCAGACGGCAACCTCGTGGGCAAGCTCACCAGCGGCAACCTCAGCATCTGCTCTGGCAAGGAGATCGATGACGATGGAGACGTCGTCGACGGTAAGGGCACCACCATTGGTCATGTTTCTCTGCTCGAGGATATTCCTCCTGAGCCTGTTGAGGAACAGTCCCCCgaggacaaggccaaggaggagcaGGCCGAGAAGGACAAGGAGCTCGCCAAGAAGATGAGCATGCTTATCGAGGGCGTCTTGGAGAAGGTCAAGCCCATCTGCGCCATGATCAACAGC AAAATTGAGAAGGCTGAGCGCACTCCCAAGGATGAGCTTGACGAGGAAGCTCTTGTCAGGGACGTCAGGCCCCTAATCGAGGAGGGTGGCAAGATCCTCTCGGAGGCCAACGGCGGCATCCGTGGCCTCGACCCTGACGGACGCATCCAGGCCAACGCCAAGCACAAGACCGCAAGCCGTGAAGCTACTCCCGAGGAGTACCACCTGGCTGACAACCTCAAGGAGTTGACCGGTACCGTCACCAAGTGCATCGACGATGCCAAGAAGAAGCTTGAGGGTATGCCTCACGCCAAGAAGGAACTCAACCCACTCTGGGGCCTCCTGAGCGAGCCTCTCTTCCAGATCTTGGCCGCCGTCGGTCTTCTGCTCAACGGTGTCCTCGGACTTGTTGGTCAATTGCTCAGTGGTCTTGGTCTGGGCGGTCTTGTCGATGGTCTACTCGGTGGTCTCGGTATCAAGAAGATCCTGGCCGGGTTTGGTCTTGGTTCGTTGACCGATTCCTTGACTGGACAGAaccagaagaagaagagcggtggcggcggtggtggtctcCTTGGTGGAGTCCTTGGTTAA
- a CDS encoding late embryogenesis abundant protein — MAEVAQSVTSSPWEKTTKDNGANNNKDQEEYFREIKASDKSQAQSEIGSKKDAASEVADETKKDLPTDDDDQVPAEELTPEDAVDSRSRVDSKVDSKVDPEGEADGDSGVDMDKHDLDEVEPEPMSETSTERIKKAAEDGSSNNPLAALDEDKSALGKVTGQLGDATEPVTETAQEATSKVGDVAKEGGSKVGEVTSKVGEATGLVGSQAGEATSQVDSKLGEGEQKLGETTEAGEEKLGETTEASEEKLGETTEAGEEKLGETTEAGEEKLDEAGEKLDETKEAGEEKVGETTEAGEEKLGETTEAGEEKLDEAGEKIEEAGEKIEEEADKVDFSILKGGKVNKGGNVVNSDGKVIGRIKEGVMAHLVGKRTDEEGAIWNDSGEIIGRAEPIPKDELETMTKESGPFEAFPDATVNAKGMVVFNEEEIGKVIEGDIKKLRGMKVDPDGDILDRSGNVVGKAERWEPEPEPEAEPEPEVDRSILAGKRVNKAGNVVDSSGTIFGRVVEGDPKRMIGRMCDKKGNILSESGDVIGRAEIVTEGEREGSKEGPFAELQGLTVRKDGMVITPGGDVVGHLTKGDGKTLAGRGVDEDGDVCDKNGNVLGHAERYEEPEVEKKKNPLSGRRVNKEGNVVDADGNLVGKLTSGNLSICSGKEIDDDGDVVDGKGTTIGHVSLLEDIPPEPVEEQSPEDKAKEEQAEKDKELAKKMSMLIEGVLEKVKPICAMINSKIEKAERTPKDELDEEALVRDVRPLIEEGGKILSEANGGIRGLDPDGRIQANAKHKTASREATPEEYHLADNLKELTGTVTKCIDDAKKKLEGMPHAKKELNPLWGLLSEPLFQILAAVGLLLNGVLGLVGQLLSGLGLGGLVDGLLGGLGIKKILAGFGLGSLTDSLTGQNQKKKSGGGGGGLLGGVLG; from the exons ATGGCCGAAGTAGCACAGTCCGTAACGTCCTCTCCTTGGGAGAAGACAACCAAGGACAACGgcgccaacaacaacaaagacCAGGAAGAATACTTCCGCGAGATCAAGGCTAGCGACAAGTCACAGGCTCAGAGCGAAATCGGCAGCAAAAAAGATGCCGCCTCAGAGGTCGCTGACGAGACCAAGAAGGATCTGCCTActgatgacgacgaccaaGTGCCGGCCGAGGAGCTGACCCCCGAGGATGCCGTCGACTCGCGCAGCAGGGTCGATAGCAAGGTCGACAGCAAGGTCGACCCCGAGGGCGAGGCCGATGGCGACAGCGGTGTCGACATGGACAAGCACGACCTCGATGAGGTTGAGCCAGAGCCCATGAGCGAGACCAGCACTGAGAGAATTAAGAAGGCCGCCGAggacggcagcagcaacaacccgCTCGCAGCCTTGGACGAGGACAAGAGCGCCCTCGGCAAGGTCACCGGCCAGCTTGGTGATGCCACTGAGCCCGTCACCGAGACCGCTCAGGAGGCGACCAGCAAGGTTGGCGATGTCGCCAAGGAGGGCGGAAGCAAAGTTGGCGAGGTCACTAGCAAGGTCGGTGAGGCCACCGGCCTGGTCGGAAGCCAGGCCGGCGAGGCCACCAGCCAAGTGGACTCTAAGCTGGGTGAAGGCGAGCAAAAGCTCGGCGAGACCACCGAGGCTGGAGAAGAGAAGCTTGGCGAGACTACCGAGGCCAGCGAGGAAAAGCTTGGTGAGACTACCGAGGCCGGCGAGGAAAAGCTCGGTGAGACTACCGAGGCCGGTGAGGAGAAGCTCGACGAGGCCGGTGAGAAGCTCGACGAGACAAAGGAGGCCGGTGAGGAGAAGGTCGGCGAGACTACCGAGGCCGGCGAGGAGAAGCTCGGTGAGACTACCGAGGCCGGTGAGGAGAAGCTCGACGAGGCCGGTGAGAAGATTGAAGAGGCCGGCGAGAAGATTGAAGAGGAGGCCGACAAGGTCGACTTCTCAATCCTCAAGGGCGGCAAGGTCAACAAGGGTGGCAATGTCGTCAACAGCGACGGCAAGGTCATCGGCCGTATCAAAGAGGGCGTTATGGCTCACCTCGTTGGCAAGAGGACCGACGAGGAGGGCGCCATCTGGAACGACAGTGGTGAGATCATTGGTCGGGCCGAGCCGATCCCCAAGGACGAGCTTGAGACCATGACCAAGGAGTCCGGCCCGTTCGAGGCCTTCCCCGACGCCACCGTCAACGCCAAGGGTATGGTCGTCTTCAACGAGGAGGAGATCGGCAAGGTCATCGAGGGCGACATCAAGAAGCTCCGCGGCATGAAGGTCGACCCCGACGGCGACATCCTTGACCGCAGCGGAAACGTTGTCGGTAAGGCAGAGCGCTGGGAGCCCGAGCCCGAGCCAGAGGCCGAGCCCGAACCCGAGGTTGACCGTTCCATCCTGGCTGGTAAGCGTGTCAACAAGGCCGGCAACGTCGTCGACAGCAGCGGCACCATCTTCGGTCGCGTCGTTGAGGGCGACCCCAAGCGCATGATCGGCCGCATGTGTGACAAGAAGGGTAACATCCTCAGCGAGAGCGGCGACGTTATCGGCCGCGCCGAGATTGTGACTGAGGGCGAGCGTGAGGGTTCCAAGGAGGGCCCCTTTGCTGAGCTCCAGGGCCTTACTGTCCGCAAGGATGGAATGGTTATCACCCCCGGCGGCGATGTTGTTGGTCACCTGACTAAGGGCGATGGCAAGACCCTGGCCGGTCGCGGCGTTGACGAGGACGGCGATGTGTGCGACAAGAACGGAAACGTCCTTGGCCACGCTGAACGCTACGAGGAGCCTGAggtcgagaagaagaagaacccTCTTTCTGGCCGTCGCGTCAACAAGGAGGGTAATGTCGTCGACGCAGACGGCAACCTCGTGGGCAAGCTCACCAGCGGCAACCTCAGCATCTGCTCTGGCAAGGAGATCGATGACGATGGAGACGTCGTCGACGGTAAGGGCACCACCATTGGTCATGTTTCTCTGCTCGAGGATATTCCTCCTGAGCCTGTTGAGGAACAGTCCCCCgaggacaaggccaaggaggagcaGGCCGAGAAGGACAAGGAGCTCGCCAAGAAGATGAGCATGCTTATCGAGGGCGTCTTGGAGAAGGTCAAGCCCATCTGCGCCATGATCAACAGC AAAATTGAGAAGGCTGAGCGCACTCCCAAGGATGAGCTTGACGAGGAAGCTCTTGTCAGGGACGTCAGGCCCCTAATCGAGGAGGGTGGCAAGATCCTCTCGGAGGCCAACGGCGGCATCCGTGGCCTCGACCCTGACGGACGCATCCAGGCCAACGCCAAGCACAAGACCGCAAGCCGTGAAGCTACTCCCGAGGAGTACCACCTGGCTGACAACCTCAAGGAGTTGACCGGTACCGTCACCAAGTGCATCGACGATGCCAAGAAGAAGCTTGAGGGTATGCCTCACGCCAAGAAGGAACTCAACCCACTCTGGGGCCTCCTGAGCGAGCCTCTCTTCCAGATCTTGGCCGCCGTCGGTCTTCTGCTCAACGGTGTCCTCGGACTTGTTGGTCAATTGCTCAGTGGTCTTGGTCTGGGCGGTCTTGTCGATGGTCTACTCGGTGGTCTCGGTATCAAGAAGATCCTGGCCGGGTTTGGTCTTGGTTCGTTGACCGATTCCTTGACTGGACAGAaccagaagaagaagagcggtggcggcggtggtggtctcCTTGGTGGAGTCCTTGGTTAA
- a CDS encoding mago nashi like 2, whose amino-acid sequence MSSSATGEQFYLRYYSGHSGRFGHEFLEFDFRVVGDGRSAVARYANNSNYRNDSLIRKEMSISSVVVDEIKRIIKSSEILKEDDVKWPPKNKDGKQELEIKIGNDHISFETAKIGSLVDVNESADPEGLRVFYYLVQDLKALVFSLIALHFKIKPIN is encoded by the exons ATGTCTTCCTCAGCAACAGGCGAGCAATTTTATCTGCGCTACTA CTCTGGTCACTCTGGGCGCTTCGGCCATGAGTTCCTAG AGTTTGACTTTCGTGTCGTCGGAGACGGGAGAAGCGCAGTCGCGCGGTACGCGAACAACTCAAACTACCGAAATGACAGCCTGATCAGGAAAGAGA TGAGCATCAGCTCTGTGGTTGTGGATGAGATCAAGCGGATCATAAAGTCGAGTGAAATTCTTAA GGAAGATGATGTCAAGTGGCCACCGAAGAACAAGGATGGAAAGCAAGAGCTTGAGATCAAGATCGGTAACGATCACATTTCGTTCGAG ACTGCGAAAATCGGATCTCTCGTCGACGTCAACGAGTCTGCTGATCCCGAGGGATTGAGGGTGTTTTACTACCTCGTCCAAGACCTCAAAGCACTTGTGTTTAGCTTGATTGCTCTGCACTTCAAGATCAAGCCCATCAACTAA